Proteins from a genomic interval of Rubinisphaera italica:
- a CDS encoding NAD(P)/FAD-dependent oxidoreductase, producing MTDNLSVDVAVIGAGFGGSLTALLLNRIGLRVVLLESGSHPRFAIGESSTPIADLILGDLAQRYDLPSLLPLSHYGTWKQTYPELNCGLKRGFSYFKHRPEQPFHSLPDHSNELLVAASRDDEHSDTHWMRSDVDTFLVNQVKAAGIPYFDQMKLTHQQHWPTWQLRATSETASLAIRAEFLIDATGEAAFLPRALDLSSCLHQLRTSSRSLFAHFTDVTPWQDILTSQQSDTNIHPFCCDAAALHHVLEEGWMWQLRFDNGVTSVGITLDADRHPLNSVISADKEWEAILNRYPSLSRQFASAQIVAPERGLTRTGRLQRQWSQIVGDNWALLPHTAGFIDPFFSAGIAHTLCGVENLVHLLENYWGRESFSTELRVYEMMIKSEFELIDKLVQGSYLSLRNFDLFVPFTMLYFAAATTYEHRRLITGYSPGRAFLCADDGEYRRIVCQIRHNLEIALRQTDLQTTHRFFDDVAQAIAPYNIAGLCDLNVSNMYRYTAV from the coding sequence ATGACGGATAATCTCTCGGTGGATGTTGCCGTGATTGGTGCGGGTTTTGGCGGCAGCTTAACCGCTCTTCTTCTCAATCGTATTGGCCTTCGTGTGGTCTTACTTGAAAGTGGAAGCCATCCCCGTTTTGCCATTGGAGAGTCATCGACACCGATCGCTGATTTGATTCTCGGTGATCTTGCTCAACGGTACGATCTGCCAAGTCTACTTCCGTTGTCTCACTATGGAACTTGGAAGCAAACTTACCCCGAACTGAATTGCGGTCTCAAGCGGGGCTTCTCGTACTTTAAACATCGACCAGAACAACCTTTTCACTCATTACCCGACCACAGTAATGAACTACTGGTTGCTGCAAGTCGAGACGACGAACATTCCGATACCCATTGGATGCGATCCGATGTCGACACGTTTCTTGTGAATCAGGTAAAAGCAGCTGGGATTCCTTACTTTGATCAAATGAAATTGACTCACCAGCAACACTGGCCGACTTGGCAACTCAGGGCAACGAGCGAAACAGCTTCTCTCGCAATTCGAGCTGAGTTCCTGATTGATGCTACTGGAGAGGCTGCGTTTCTACCTCGGGCACTTGATTTGAGCAGTTGTCTCCACCAGTTGCGAACAAGTTCTCGAAGTCTATTTGCACACTTTACCGATGTCACTCCGTGGCAGGACATTCTGACTTCACAACAATCCGACACGAACATACATCCGTTCTGCTGCGATGCTGCAGCTCTGCATCATGTCCTGGAAGAAGGCTGGATGTGGCAACTGAGGTTTGACAATGGTGTAACAAGTGTAGGTATTACTTTGGATGCAGACCGTCACCCGCTGAATTCAGTAATTTCGGCTGACAAAGAATGGGAGGCGATATTGAATCGCTATCCCTCGCTGAGCAGGCAGTTTGCATCTGCTCAAATTGTTGCTCCAGAACGAGGACTCACTCGGACGGGCAGACTCCAGCGACAATGGTCGCAGATAGTGGGAGACAACTGGGCGCTGTTGCCGCATACGGCAGGTTTCATCGATCCCTTTTTCAGCGCGGGTATAGCGCATACATTGTGCGGTGTCGAAAACTTAGTACATCTTCTTGAAAATTATTGGGGACGTGAGTCATTCTCAACGGAATTACGGGTTTACGAGATGATGATAAAATCGGAGTTCGAGCTAATCGACAAGTTGGTCCAGGGCAGCTATCTCAGTTTGCGTAACTTCGATTTGTTCGTGCCGTTTACCATGTTGTATTTTGCTGCAGCAACAACCTATGAGCATCGCCGTTTAATAACTGGATACTCACCAGGTAGAGCATTCCTGTGTGCAGATGATGGTGAATATCGTAGAATCGTATGCCAGATTCGACATAATCTGGAGATTGCACTGCGCCAAACAGACCTTCAAACCACGCATCGTTTTTTTGATGATGTGGCTCAAGCGATCGCCCCCTACAATATTGCGGGACTCTGTGATCTAAACGTTAGTAATATGTACCGTTACACTGCCGTCTAA
- a CDS encoding RraA family protein: protein MNSQNRNLLYSAVVSDALDMMGYFNQCAKPGLSSLTVSRKLIGRCRTTLWGDMFHKDPTPYAKELQAVDSLTAGDVVIAAAHGSMRSGIWGELLTTAASNRGCLGAVIDGAVRDVSKMREYDFPVYALGACPLDSQNRQRVCDVDIPVELCGVIVNSGDLIVADEDGIVIVPQTIEEEVLKLALSKISDENQVRDAIRNGMLATEAYAKFGVL from the coding sequence ATGAATAGCCAGAACAGAAATCTGTTGTACTCCGCAGTCGTCAGTGATGCACTGGACATGATGGGGTACTTTAATCAATGCGCTAAGCCTGGCCTTTCATCACTAACGGTGTCGCGAAAACTCATTGGCCGTTGCCGAACAACTCTGTGGGGCGATATGTTCCACAAAGACCCGACTCCTTATGCAAAAGAACTTCAGGCTGTTGACTCCTTGACAGCTGGCGATGTTGTAATTGCAGCCGCACATGGCTCGATGCGATCGGGAATCTGGGGAGAACTCCTGACGACAGCAGCCAGCAACAGAGGATGTCTGGGCGCAGTAATCGATGGAGCCGTCCGCGATGTCTCCAAGATGCGGGAGTACGACTTTCCTGTCTATGCCCTCGGAGCCTGTCCGCTCGACAGTCAGAACCGACAACGGGTCTGTGATGTTGATATTCCCGTCGAACTCTGCGGAGTGATTGTAAACTCAGGCGACCTCATTGTGGCTGACGAAGATGGTATTGTGATTGTCCCCCAGACCATTGAAGAAGAGGTGCTCAAGCTCGCCTTGAGCAAGATCAGCGACGAAAACCAAGTCCGCGATGCGATCCGAAACGGCATGCTGGCAACCGAGGCCTACGCTAAGTTCGGCGTGCTGTAG
- a CDS encoding M81 family metallopeptidase, with amino-acid sequence MRIGIASIALEANTFNPIPTVLESFQSGMLLCGDEIWQLRDSHHELGGFLSGLSGQGVDIVPLLAAGAAPGGILSASTFSELRSRLHAQLDQSPPLDAMLLAPHGAMVSEDALDADGLWLQEIRDRMGASMPIIATIDPHANLSPLMVSATDAIISYKTNPHMDQRQRGIEAAKLITRAVKGEVKLSQAACFPPIAIEIERQFSSEGAYAELLAHAQHMQETPGVLSSSIVLGFPYADVPELGSSTIVVTDGNVLSAQPLANSLGEALWQRRHNLKSRLLSMTDAVQQAHEFPGTTCLLDMGDNVGGGSPGDCTILFEIIQQQHAGPALGVIIDPASAEQAKSAGVGAILNLQIGGKLPGTVGKPIEGKFEVMAVSDGRFTEEEPRHGGQQSFNQGTSVVVQNEELTLVLITNRVPPFSLRQITHLGVDPSKYGIIIAKGVHAPVAAYASISDHFIRVNTPGMTAADMSKFVYIHRRHPLFPLELF; translated from the coding sequence ATGAGAATCGGCATTGCGTCAATCGCGTTAGAGGCCAATACCTTCAATCCCATTCCGACAGTTCTGGAAAGTTTTCAATCCGGAATGCTGCTGTGCGGGGATGAAATCTGGCAACTTAGAGATAGTCATCACGAGTTGGGGGGCTTCCTGTCGGGACTATCCGGGCAGGGGGTCGACATTGTTCCTCTTCTGGCTGCTGGAGCTGCTCCTGGAGGAATCCTGAGTGCGTCTACATTTTCTGAGCTTCGCTCCCGTCTCCATGCGCAGCTGGATCAGTCGCCGCCGCTCGATGCAATGTTGCTCGCACCACACGGCGCCATGGTGTCCGAAGATGCACTCGACGCTGACGGGCTTTGGCTGCAAGAGATTCGAGATCGAATGGGAGCGAGCATGCCCATCATCGCCACAATCGATCCCCACGCGAATCTTTCTCCACTCATGGTCTCGGCTACAGATGCGATCATTTCTTACAAGACGAATCCACATATGGATCAGCGGCAACGGGGAATTGAAGCAGCGAAACTCATCACACGCGCTGTCAAAGGTGAAGTGAAACTTTCCCAGGCAGCATGCTTCCCTCCTATTGCGATTGAGATTGAACGTCAATTTTCTTCTGAGGGAGCCTACGCAGAATTGCTTGCACACGCGCAGCATATGCAGGAAACCCCGGGCGTTTTGAGCAGTTCGATCGTTCTCGGCTTTCCCTATGCAGACGTTCCAGAACTTGGTTCCTCAACAATTGTTGTGACTGATGGCAATGTGCTGTCTGCTCAACCATTGGCGAATTCGCTTGGCGAAGCACTCTGGCAAAGACGTCATAACTTAAAAAGTCGGCTGCTCTCCATGACAGACGCAGTGCAACAGGCTCATGAATTTCCTGGAACAACATGCCTGCTCGACATGGGGGATAACGTTGGCGGCGGCTCACCGGGAGACTGCACCATCCTGTTCGAGATCATTCAACAACAGCACGCCGGACCTGCATTGGGAGTTATCATCGACCCTGCTTCGGCTGAGCAGGCGAAATCTGCAGGGGTAGGAGCAATTTTGAATCTGCAGATAGGAGGAAAGTTACCCGGAACCGTTGGCAAGCCCATTGAGGGTAAATTTGAGGTGATGGCTGTCAGTGATGGAAGATTCACGGAAGAAGAGCCCCGGCATGGCGGGCAGCAGAGCTTCAATCAGGGGACCTCCGTTGTCGTGCAGAATGAGGAACTGACACTCGTTCTGATTACCAATCGGGTTCCCCCTTTCAGCTTGCGACAGATTACTCATCTTGGAGTTGATCCCTCAAAATATGGAATTATTATCGCTAAAGGCGTCCACGCACCCGTCGCAGCGTACGCTTCCATTTCAGATCACTTTATAAGAGTGAACACCCCTGGAATGACAGCCGCGGATATGTCAAAGTTTGTTTACATTCATCGTCGCCATCCTCTATTCCCATTGGAACTATTTTAA
- a CDS encoding S9 family peptidase, whose amino-acid sequence MIRLNSFPATALGIILFLFIGFNGEQSQADVPKNWKQEAEPRIRAIYERGEYNGKKFDSEWLPNSSGYITREKRPQDNQPVEYLYDVQSGERTEVDTNKAGKSDRDPLRSPDGKNILEFRKRQLFARNLTSNQRTQLTKRPEDREIWYRQPVWSPDGKRVLFIESDETDVKLRPTLEPTDPSYPEVRNRRFARVGETIANLRVGVVDLAGSDIQWLPIVVPAEGFYLGQVDWAGNSEEVLVETFSRFRDKREFLLVDLNSSEVKSLYQESNEAWAIGSQQTSSGLIWIRDGQNFIVITEKDGWRHAYLYSRDGQEVALLTPGEYDIIERAVVDQSEEWFYIYASPENATQKYLYRVPLDGSGTLERVTPNDQPGTHKYEFSPNTKWAFHTWSTFDSPPQVELVELPDHRHVRVLEDNRELREKATKIITQPTEFLQLDIEDGITLDAWMIKPRGFDPTKKYPVFVYVYSEPYSQTVLDEWGAGQSHFNRVGADQGYLVVSIDSRGTPSPKGAAWRRSIFGSLGPISTEEQAAGLKELGRIRPFVDLSRVGIWGWSGGGSNTLNAMFRKPELYDVGIAVVPKPQPHLYNAWFQEIYMRTREVNPEGYERSAPINFAEGLQGKLLIMTGSGETNTHIQIIEGLVDRLIELGKPFDYMVYPNRDHGLREGKGTQTHVRMLILRYLLENLPSGPQ is encoded by the coding sequence ATGATTCGACTGAATTCTTTCCCTGCAACTGCATTAGGAATCATTCTATTTCTCTTCATTGGATTCAACGGGGAGCAGTCTCAAGCCGATGTTCCAAAGAATTGGAAACAAGAAGCGGAACCACGAATTCGTGCGATTTATGAACGTGGTGAATATAATGGCAAGAAATTTGATTCCGAATGGCTTCCCAATAGCTCGGGATACATCACTCGAGAAAAGCGACCTCAGGATAACCAACCCGTTGAGTACTTATATGATGTTCAATCCGGAGAACGTACTGAAGTCGACACTAATAAGGCAGGCAAGTCGGATCGCGATCCCCTGCGATCCCCAGATGGGAAAAATATTCTGGAATTTCGCAAGCGACAATTGTTTGCCCGCAATCTGACCAGCAATCAACGGACTCAATTAACGAAACGACCAGAGGATCGAGAAATCTGGTATCGACAACCTGTCTGGAGTCCTGACGGAAAAAGAGTCCTGTTCATTGAGTCGGACGAAACCGACGTCAAACTGCGGCCAACTCTTGAACCAACCGATCCGTCATATCCAGAAGTTCGCAACCGTCGCTTTGCTCGGGTGGGTGAGACGATTGCAAATTTACGTGTCGGAGTTGTCGATCTCGCTGGAAGCGATATTCAATGGCTACCGATTGTGGTTCCAGCCGAAGGTTTCTATCTGGGACAGGTTGACTGGGCCGGGAATTCTGAAGAAGTTCTCGTCGAAACATTCAGTCGGTTCCGCGATAAGCGAGAGTTCCTGCTGGTAGATCTCAATTCTTCAGAGGTTAAGAGTCTCTACCAGGAATCTAACGAGGCCTGGGCGATTGGCAGTCAACAGACAAGCTCCGGGCTGATCTGGATTCGTGATGGTCAGAATTTCATCGTCATCACTGAAAAAGATGGTTGGCGTCACGCCTACTTGTATTCTCGTGATGGTCAGGAAGTCGCACTACTAACGCCTGGCGAATATGACATCATCGAACGGGCCGTCGTAGATCAATCGGAAGAATGGTTCTACATTTACGCTTCTCCTGAGAATGCGACACAGAAGTACCTTTATCGTGTCCCTCTGGATGGATCGGGAACGCTCGAACGCGTCACGCCTAATGACCAGCCGGGAACTCATAAATACGAATTTTCTCCAAATACCAAGTGGGCTTTTCATACCTGGTCGACATTTGATTCTCCGCCTCAGGTCGAACTCGTGGAATTGCCTGATCATCGCCATGTACGCGTTCTGGAAGACAACCGTGAGCTTCGCGAAAAGGCAACAAAGATAATCACTCAACCAACTGAGTTTCTTCAGCTCGATATCGAGGACGGTATTACTCTGGATGCCTGGATGATCAAGCCGAGAGGTTTTGATCCGACAAAGAAATATCCCGTATTCGTATACGTCTACAGCGAACCCTATTCACAAACTGTGCTTGATGAATGGGGAGCAGGTCAAAGTCATTTTAATCGAGTTGGTGCCGATCAGGGTTATCTTGTTGTTTCAATCGACAGTCGAGGGACTCCTTCACCAAAGGGAGCAGCGTGGCGGCGTTCGATCTTCGGCAGTCTGGGGCCAATATCCACAGAAGAGCAAGCCGCAGGTTTGAAGGAACTGGGACGAATACGACCATTCGTCGATCTCTCCCGAGTTGGAATCTGGGGCTGGAGCGGGGGCGGCTCTAATACACTCAATGCCATGTTCCGCAAACCCGAACTTTACGACGTTGGTATTGCTGTTGTCCCAAAACCTCAGCCACATCTTTATAACGCGTGGTTCCAGGAAATCTATATGCGAACTCGTGAAGTAAATCCCGAAGGCTATGAACGATCAGCTCCAATTAATTTCGCTGAAGGACTTCAGGGGAAGCTATTGATCATGACTGGTTCTGGAGAAACGAATACACACATTCAGATCATAGAAGGGCTGGTCGATCGATTAATCGAACTTGGGAAGCCTTTCGACTATATGGTTTATCCCAATCGAGATCACGGACTTCGTGAGGGCAAAGGAACACAAACGCACGTCAGAATGCTGATCCTCAGATATCTCCTGGAAAACCTTCCCTCTGGACCACAGTAG
- a CDS encoding IS3 family transposase produces MMKELAHRDHYRTRGQACRSLFEYIETFYNWQCSHSRLGYILPMEFEQAIKT; encoded by the coding sequence TTGATGAAGGAACTGGCCCATCGAGATCATTATCGAACACGAGGTCAGGCGTGTCGGAGCTTGTTTGAATACATTGAAACGTTTTATAATTGGCAATGTTCTCATTCGAGATTGGGATATATTCTTCCAATGGAATTCGAGCAGGCGATTAAAACTTAA
- a CDS encoding DUF1553 domain-containing protein, producing MQYVIYRFLTLFLLLPAASVLAESPTRVDFNRDIRPILSNKCFACHGPDSQDRDADFRLDTSEGAFKDLGGYAGIVPGDPDTSELVLRINNDDPDMRMPPPEHKNPLEPEEIDLLTRWIREGAEYSGHWAFEPVQRPVPPSATAKIEGPIDQFIAARLAEEELHFSPEATPETLVRRLYLDLTNLPPTLAEVEAFLQNPDAQYEATIDRLMDSPQFAERLAMDWLDVARFADTNGYSIDDHRDMWVWRDWVIKAFQNNMPYDEFLRQQLAGDLMENATEDQLIATGFLRNSMNTHEGGTIAEEYRVASIVDKIDTVSTAFMGLTMRCAQCHDHKYDPISQKDYYQFFAFFNTSTETGRGGKNGNTKPMISVDPILPDEIQFRASLEERIAALQLAKAYPENLLGDARLKWEKETLAKFDKQALVEMTQPFRVPVQGEAEELSWIWSNPQAAGEFAWFRKTFNLEEIPSKADLMVSCDNEAEIWVNGKLLGKNPDWRTPTVFNLQPLLVTGENLIAVAAKDWTEGGGKAALLSLAVFNDNEFLATDSTWLVSSLAPEGWNLPGEIKGFLPASVVAAHGSPPWGDVFAKLDATDEHHIPSALIVALRKPDLERSQEEQDLVAAEFAKVNVDMQKLLNTIDGEIELLRQSHASGKTSVMVMDRGAADRKTPILERGQYDQHGEIVEAGVPEFLGALPESMPADRLALANWLTDPAHPLTARVTVNRYWQLLFGTGIVKTTEDFGSQGEWPSHPELLDWLAAEFVESGWDVRALLKQMLMSRTYRQSSNIDGHLLEVDPYNRLYARAPRYRLSAEAVRDSSLAIAGLLNQEIGGPSVYPPQPVGLWKEVSHFGYGGFFSAQHYFTDTGRLKYRRSLYTFWKRTSPPPVMTTFDAPNRETCSVRRSLTNTPLQALVLMNAPQFVEASRGLAERMIDASDLLDEQLRYGFRLATARRPSKREMKILKSTFQQQSSYFEASPEKTVDYLGADYGAGGVEATHVAAIRCVASLILNLDETITRE from the coding sequence ATGCAATACGTGATATACCGATTCCTGACCCTGTTTCTGTTGCTACCGGCTGCATCGGTCCTGGCTGAATCACCAACACGAGTGGATTTCAATCGTGATATCCGACCAATTTTGTCGAACAAGTGTTTTGCCTGTCATGGACCGGACTCACAAGATCGCGATGCAGATTTCCGTCTCGACACCAGTGAGGGCGCGTTCAAAGATCTGGGTGGCTACGCCGGAATCGTTCCAGGTGATCCAGATACCAGCGAACTCGTGCTGCGGATCAATAATGACGATCCAGATATGAGGATGCCGCCACCGGAGCATAAGAACCCACTTGAGCCTGAAGAAATCGATCTGCTGACTCGTTGGATTCGTGAAGGTGCCGAATATTCCGGGCACTGGGCGTTCGAACCGGTCCAGCGACCGGTGCCACCATCGGCAACAGCAAAAATCGAAGGACCGATTGATCAGTTTATCGCCGCGAGATTAGCCGAGGAGGAACTTCACTTCTCGCCCGAAGCAACGCCGGAGACACTCGTAAGGCGTCTCTATTTGGATCTGACCAATTTGCCACCGACATTGGCTGAGGTTGAGGCGTTTCTTCAAAATCCTGATGCTCAGTATGAAGCGACTATTGATCGTCTGATGGACAGTCCGCAGTTTGCGGAGCGATTGGCGATGGACTGGTTGGACGTTGCTCGATTTGCTGACACGAATGGCTATTCGATCGACGACCATCGAGATATGTGGGTCTGGCGAGATTGGGTGATCAAAGCTTTTCAGAACAACATGCCCTACGACGAATTTCTTCGTCAACAGCTTGCGGGCGATTTGATGGAAAACGCTACCGAAGACCAACTCATCGCTACAGGATTCCTCCGCAACAGCATGAATACACATGAGGGCGGTACGATCGCTGAAGAGTATCGAGTCGCGTCCATCGTTGACAAAATCGATACGGTTTCCACGGCTTTCATGGGGCTGACGATGCGGTGCGCCCAGTGTCACGATCATAAGTATGACCCGATATCGCAAAAGGACTATTACCAATTCTTTGCGTTCTTCAACACTTCGACCGAAACCGGTAGAGGAGGCAAGAATGGAAATACGAAACCGATGATTTCTGTCGATCCAATTCTACCGGATGAGATCCAGTTTCGTGCTTCCCTCGAAGAACGAATTGCAGCCCTGCAGCTCGCCAAAGCGTATCCGGAGAATCTTTTGGGAGATGCACGTCTGAAGTGGGAAAAAGAGACGCTCGCAAAGTTTGATAAACAGGCACTCGTCGAGATGACACAACCATTTAGGGTTCCAGTTCAGGGCGAGGCCGAAGAGTTGTCTTGGATTTGGTCCAACCCGCAGGCGGCGGGAGAGTTCGCATGGTTTCGTAAAACATTTAACCTCGAAGAGATTCCCTCGAAAGCCGACTTGATGGTGAGTTGCGATAATGAAGCCGAGATTTGGGTCAACGGAAAGCTTCTCGGAAAGAATCCGGATTGGCGGACGCCGACGGTTTTTAATCTTCAACCACTCTTAGTTACAGGTGAGAATCTGATCGCTGTGGCAGCGAAGGACTGGACAGAAGGGGGTGGGAAAGCTGCGCTGCTCTCACTCGCTGTGTTCAACGATAATGAGTTCCTCGCAACCGACTCAACCTGGTTGGTCTCTTCGCTTGCTCCCGAGGGGTGGAATTTACCTGGCGAGATCAAAGGTTTTCTACCCGCTTCGGTCGTCGCTGCCCACGGTTCGCCCCCCTGGGGGGATGTCTTTGCAAAATTAGATGCGACTGATGAGCATCACATTCCATCTGCGTTGATTGTCGCCCTGCGAAAGCCGGATCTGGAACGGAGTCAAGAAGAGCAAGATCTCGTTGCTGCCGAATTTGCCAAAGTCAATGTGGATATGCAGAAACTGCTTAATACAATCGATGGTGAGATTGAATTATTGAGACAGTCGCATGCCAGTGGTAAGACATCAGTGATGGTGATGGATAGAGGGGCCGCTGATCGCAAAACGCCGATTCTCGAACGTGGACAATATGATCAGCACGGCGAAATCGTCGAAGCCGGAGTTCCCGAGTTCCTCGGGGCGTTACCCGAATCGATGCCTGCGGATCGGTTGGCATTGGCGAATTGGTTGACCGACCCCGCCCATCCGTTGACCGCCCGCGTCACGGTGAACCGGTATTGGCAGTTGCTGTTTGGAACAGGGATCGTAAAGACAACCGAAGACTTCGGCTCTCAGGGAGAGTGGCCATCGCATCCCGAACTACTCGATTGGCTGGCGGCGGAATTTGTGGAATCGGGTTGGGATGTGCGTGCGTTGCTGAAGCAGATGCTCATGTCGCGAACCTATCGCCAATCCTCAAATATCGATGGGCATCTTTTGGAAGTCGATCCATACAATCGGCTTTATGCCCGAGCCCCAAGGTATCGACTGTCTGCCGAAGCGGTTCGCGATAGTTCACTCGCAATCGCAGGCCTGTTGAATCAAGAGATCGGTGGCCCGAGTGTTTATCCGCCCCAACCGGTCGGGCTTTGGAAAGAGGTCAGTCACTTTGGGTATGGCGGCTTTTTTTCGGCTCAGCATTACTTCACCGATACTGGTCGGTTGAAGTATCGCCGAAGCCTCTACACGTTCTGGAAACGTACTTCGCCACCACCCGTGATGACAACTTTTGACGCCCCCAACCGTGAGACTTGTTCGGTGCGGCGATCACTGACCAACACCCCACTGCAAGCCCTTGTGCTGATGAACGCTCCGCAGTTCGTCGAAGCTTCTCGTGGACTCGCCGAACGTATGATTGATGCGAGTGACTTGCTGGATGAACAACTCCGATATGGCTTTCGGCTGGCAACCGCGAGAAGGCCGTCAAAGAGGGAGATGAAGATTTTGAAATCTACATTCCAGCAGCAGTCTTCCTATTTTGAAGCTTCGCCTGAAAAAACAGTCGATTATCTGGGAGCGGACTATGGAGCCGGTGGCGTCGAGGCCACTCATGTCGCCGCGATCCGCTGCGTTGCATCCCTAATTCTCAACCTTGACGAAACGATTACACGAGAATGA
- a CDS encoding DUF1501 domain-containing protein: MNIHNLASRRKFVSQAFGGVGAAALGTLLQGYANADVQSQVSGKANKFGLPHFQPTAKRVIYLFMSGGPSHIDLFDYKPILEQKHGEELPPSVRGNQRLTGMTAKQKGFPVCGPIGQFAQHGECGAWISDLLPYTSKIADDIAIIRSMNTEAINHDPGITFINTGSQIPGQPSAGAWASYGLGSENQNMPAYVVLLSQGNGKNPGQPIFSRLWGSGFLPSNHQGVMLRSSGDPVLYLKDPDGITRENRRDQLDHLAALNRLKFQTSGDPEIETRISQYEMAFRMQAAAPEIADLSDEPESTFQLYGEDARQPGTYAFNCLMARRMAERDVRFVQLFHRGWDQHVSLQTHLRAQCLDTDQASAALITDLKNRGMLNDTLVIWGGEFGRTAYGQGKLGSGRDHHGRCFSMWMAGGGVRGGVSYGQTDEFAYNIAENGVHIRDLNATMLHCLGIDHERFTYRFQGLDQRLTGVEHAHVVSDILLDRSTPHG, from the coding sequence ATGAATATCCATAATCTCGCTTCCCGTCGCAAATTTGTTAGCCAGGCTTTCGGTGGTGTGGGGGCCGCAGCGCTAGGGACATTGTTACAAGGCTATGCTAATGCCGATGTGCAATCCCAAGTGAGTGGAAAGGCTAATAAATTCGGTCTGCCGCATTTCCAGCCGACTGCCAAGCGAGTCATCTATCTGTTTATGTCAGGCGGCCCTTCGCATATCGATCTGTTTGACTACAAACCTATACTGGAACAGAAACATGGCGAAGAGCTTCCACCAAGCGTGCGTGGCAATCAACGTTTGACTGGAATGACTGCGAAGCAAAAAGGATTCCCCGTTTGTGGTCCGATCGGTCAGTTTGCGCAGCATGGTGAGTGTGGTGCCTGGATCAGCGATTTACTTCCATATACTTCCAAGATCGCGGATGATATCGCCATCATTCGCTCGATGAATACCGAAGCGATCAACCACGATCCTGGGATCACATTCATCAATACCGGCTCGCAAATTCCGGGCCAGCCAAGTGCAGGCGCCTGGGCCAGTTACGGGTTGGGCAGCGAAAATCAAAACATGCCAGCTTATGTGGTGTTACTATCGCAAGGCAACGGCAAGAATCCGGGGCAACCGATTTTCTCTCGGTTGTGGGGCAGCGGTTTTCTGCCGTCAAATCATCAAGGCGTCATGCTCCGTAGCAGCGGGGATCCCGTATTATATCTGAAAGATCCCGATGGCATCACGCGCGAGAATCGTCGTGATCAGCTTGATCATCTGGCGGCACTGAATCGTCTGAAATTCCAAACCAGTGGCGATCCAGAAATTGAAACTCGAATTTCTCAATATGAGATGGCTTTCCGTATGCAGGCGGCAGCACCCGAAATTGCTGACCTCTCGGATGAACCGGAAAGCACGTTTCAATTGTATGGCGAGGATGCTCGACAGCCGGGAACCTACGCGTTCAATTGCCTGATGGCCCGACGCATGGCAGAGCGGGATGTGCGATTCGTACAACTTTTCCACAGAGGGTGGGATCAACACGTCAGCCTGCAGACTCATCTTCGCGCCCAGTGTCTCGATACTGACCAGGCTTCCGCTGCGTTGATTACGGATTTAAAAAATCGTGGGATGCTGAACGACACTCTGGTGATTTGGGGTGGCGAGTTTGGACGCACAGCTTACGGCCAAGGCAAATTGGGAAGCGGACGCGACCATCACGGCCGATGCTTCAGCATGTGGATGGCTGGCGGCGGTGTCCGCGGTGGTGTTTCCTACGGACAGACCGATGAGTTCGCCTACAATATCGCCGAAAATGGAGTTCACATCCGAGACCTCAACGCAACGATGTTGCATTGTCTTGGAATCGATCATGAACGTTTCACTTATCGATTCCAGGGGCTCGATCAGCGTCTCACCGGTGTGGAGCACGCACACGTTGTAAGCGATATTCTGCTGGATCGTTCCACCCCGCATGGTTAG